In one window of Frigoriglobus tundricola DNA:
- a CDS encoding NACHT domain-containing protein: protein MSRKKSFVCYHTLPADALCLNRPETDLEAFFGRLHVPLGVEELLLGEGAPRACRRDSLTKLLRADDAPPGVLLLGPSGSGKTVAAVKAFRDLQQEADQCGANVLPVWLNAPDLLGVERSWGRFLNCVTAAVSCPAQSFRPTANCVEDWLEYCPHRLVFFADLTGLSETTDGISALAAARDKFQDWGSRDWGSRHTLVLVARDLVLVVRDRGDLSAVFPSYHLCRVCRPNDEERAKFGVLPEEWQEVAEFLDPDWHTPLVFSYLAELAREKGGVGRLTSVTDLYEKITRHQFEIETQIRPRPRAGGLYDQYDSLIPSLIGLMAVLALRLLRERLPNPARRDLLSPFLDTKGWAADLCTLGLNLPSELKSLLPLFPKKNGYQPVDGEYVRRLGLFAATDDHPNYKFVQDSLLDYFAGAVGLYTVFEASPDKGLCWAVTAVRTHPDLWGPALQYLAGRLHRGDFLDLLAGALFDRPPDLPPGGARTDEVSAQLARHVLRGRPWREKDLTRVWQPDENENLRAIQITFQRSSLLVKKWPEVIRSICREQVEPSPRLAEWLEKTTTGLARLERVRAGSPVDAARVLPALTAPLHTGRVVRVLASKGWVYALSAEGRLRAWSPEPGYSAEFPSADNPVAAFDTLPGGGVVVGCRDGAVWLWPPYPPWQPTRLYSHPSPVTAVETWADRKGTVLVGHQNGFVFRVSSIQSPPTKIALCGDHRVPVRRLTRLSDRFDQYAFATSDGTGVKVHDAARPAKDRERVAVHGMGVPLTALLAFPPGGVLIGWKNGRVTRSALDETPEEELSFPAGEQALGPVVGLAVSPKGAWASDLAGRVVPLTGVSTKDITQATATGRLAWRGEELLIGDQSGWLRIVTPEAAVTSSPDRADQAILAVAGRAGTEPGCVHLTSVGRDGRLRFDDVGRDGVTFGPRFHLCAPVAEVRHNPDGSISVRVAGTEPGNGDRYPNLADDNTPVTRGLWLTWAGGHLCGADYKLMPRAGGSQPHRIVARHVGDVCTTAGELSEDQPLATGGSDQVVAVWGHNVPDCNTTAEAAYFAPASVSAVAWAGAEYLCVGLATGESLVLRYTPPAQGASRGDAPPGRN, encoded by the coding sequence GTGTCTCGCAAGAAGTCATTCGTCTGCTACCACACCCTGCCCGCCGATGCCCTATGTCTGAACCGCCCCGAGACTGATTTGGAAGCCTTCTTCGGGCGCCTTCATGTCCCGTTGGGAGTGGAAGAACTCTTGCTGGGCGAGGGAGCCCCGCGCGCGTGTCGGCGGGACTCACTCACCAAATTGTTGCGAGCTGACGACGCACCCCCCGGCGTGTTGCTGCTTGGTCCCAGCGGAAGCGGCAAGACGGTGGCGGCCGTGAAAGCCTTCCGTGACCTCCAGCAAGAGGCCGACCAGTGCGGAGCCAACGTTTTGCCCGTCTGGCTGAACGCGCCCGATCTTCTGGGTGTGGAGCGATCTTGGGGGAGATTCCTGAACTGTGTCACGGCAGCCGTGTCGTGCCCGGCGCAGAGTTTTCGCCCCACAGCGAACTGCGTCGAGGACTGGCTCGAATACTGTCCGCACCGGTTGGTGTTCTTCGCTGACCTGACAGGGCTCTCGGAGACGACGGACGGTATTTCAGCTCTCGCCGCCGCCCGCGACAAGTTCCAAGATTGGGGTTCGCGAGATTGGGGTTCGCGACACACCCTTGTTCTGGTCGCCCGCGACCTTGTTCTGGTCGTCCGCGACCGAGGAGACCTTAGCGCGGTGTTTCCATCGTACCACCTCTGTCGCGTCTGCCGCCCCAATGACGAGGAACGCGCGAAATTCGGCGTCCTGCCTGAGGAGTGGCAGGAGGTCGCCGAATTTCTGGATCCCGACTGGCACACACCGTTGGTCTTCAGTTACCTCGCTGAACTCGCCAGAGAAAAAGGCGGGGTCGGGAGACTCACCAGCGTCACCGACCTATACGAAAAAATCACGCGCCACCAATTCGAGATCGAGACCCAGATCCGCCCACGGCCGCGTGCGGGGGGGCTGTACGACCAGTATGATTCGTTAATCCCTTCGCTCATCGGGTTGATGGCTGTGCTGGCGTTGCGTTTGCTTCGCGAGCGCCTCCCGAATCCGGCCAGGAGGGACCTCCTGTCGCCATTCCTTGATACGAAAGGTTGGGCGGCCGACCTATGCACGCTGGGCTTGAATTTACCCAGCGAGCTCAAGTCACTCCTGCCGCTGTTTCCGAAAAAGAATGGGTATCAGCCGGTTGATGGAGAGTATGTGCGCCGCCTCGGCCTGTTCGCAGCAACGGACGACCACCCAAATTACAAGTTCGTGCAGGACTCGCTGCTCGATTACTTCGCTGGTGCAGTTGGCCTATACACGGTGTTCGAGGCATCGCCAGATAAAGGATTATGTTGGGCGGTCACGGCGGTTCGAACGCACCCCGATCTATGGGGGCCGGCACTTCAATACCTAGCCGGGCGACTGCACCGAGGCGATTTTCTCGACCTGCTGGCAGGGGCGCTATTTGATCGGCCACCGGACCTTCCACCCGGAGGAGCACGTACCGATGAAGTGTCGGCCCAGCTTGCGCGCCACGTTCTCCGTGGGCGTCCGTGGCGCGAGAAAGATTTGACTCGTGTGTGGCAACCGGACGAGAACGAAAACCTCCGTGCTATTCAAATCACCTTCCAACGGTCCTCCTTACTGGTAAAGAAGTGGCCGGAAGTGATCCGGAGTATCTGTCGCGAGCAGGTCGAACCTAGTCCGCGGCTTGCCGAGTGGTTGGAAAAGACGACGACCGGTCTCGCACGCCTGGAGCGAGTCCGAGCCGGTTCACCCGTCGATGCTGCTCGTGTCTTGCCTGCGCTGACCGCCCCGTTACATACTGGGCGGGTCGTCCGCGTTTTAGCATCCAAAGGGTGGGTGTACGCGCTGAGCGCCGAGGGGCGACTGCGGGCGTGGTCTCCCGAACCGGGCTACTCGGCGGAATTTCCCTCAGCCGACAATCCGGTCGCGGCGTTCGACACCTTGCCGGGCGGTGGTGTTGTCGTCGGGTGCCGGGACGGTGCGGTGTGGCTGTGGCCACCTTATCCGCCCTGGCAACCTACCAGACTCTACTCTCACCCCTCGCCGGTAACTGCGGTGGAGACTTGGGCCGACCGCAAGGGCACTGTCCTGGTCGGCCACCAGAACGGGTTCGTGTTCCGCGTTTCCTCGATCCAAAGCCCGCCGACGAAGATCGCCCTGTGCGGCGATCATCGAGTGCCAGTGCGCCGGTTGACCCGCCTATCGGACAGGTTCGATCAATACGCGTTCGCCACCTCCGACGGGACGGGGGTCAAGGTCCACGATGCCGCTCGTCCGGCAAAAGACCGGGAACGGGTCGCCGTGCATGGGATGGGGGTGCCGCTCACCGCCCTTCTGGCGTTCCCACCGGGAGGTGTTCTTATTGGTTGGAAGAATGGCCGTGTGACCCGCTCCGCGCTTGACGAGACCCCGGAAGAGGAATTGTCTTTTCCGGCTGGCGAACAAGCGTTGGGTCCGGTGGTCGGGCTGGCAGTTTCCCCCAAGGGAGCCTGGGCTTCTGACCTGGCTGGTCGTGTTGTCCCGTTGACCGGCGTGTCAACGAAAGACATCACGCAGGCGACGGCCACCGGCCGGCTCGCGTGGCGTGGCGAGGAATTGCTGATCGGCGATCAGTCCGGGTGGCTCCGCATCGTCACCCCGGAAGCGGCCGTCACGTCAAGTCCGGACCGAGCCGATCAGGCGATTCTCGCCGTTGCCGGCCGCGCGGGTACGGAACCGGGATGTGTTCACCTCACGTCGGTGGGGCGCGATGGGCGGCTTCGATTTGATGACGTGGGGCGTGATGGAGTAACGTTCGGCCCACGGTTTCACCTGTGCGCCCCAGTCGCTGAGGTGCGTCACAACCCCGACGGCTCGATCAGTGTCCGAGTCGCTGGGACCGAACCGGGCAACGGAGACCGATACCCCAATCTGGCCGATGACAACACGCCCGTGACCCGTGGCTTGTGGCTGACCTGGGCCGGCGGGCACTTGTGCGGCGCCGATTACAAACTGATGCCCCGTGCCGGTGGCTCCCAGCCACACCGCATCGTCGCCCGGCACGTCGGCGATGTCTGCACCACTGCGGGCGAACTGAGCGAGGATCAACCGCTCGCGACCGGCGGGAGTGATCAGGTGGTCGCGGTCTGGGGACACAATGTTCCCGACTGCAACACCACTGCCGAAGCCGCTTACTTTGCTCCGGCGTCGGTTTCCGCCGTAGCTTGGGCCGGTGCCGAATATCTGTGCGTCGGACTGGCGACCGGTGAATCGCTCGTCCTCCGTTACACGCCCCCCGCTCAAGGAGCCAGCCGTGGCGATGCCCCGCCGGGCCGAAACTGA
- a CDS encoding SpoIIE family protein phosphatase: MTATEGCVGAFRWAWHVEVQGGSHRGGDRLFARVDESQATFLLADVSGNGPTAADAADALALFLANLQPAPLDPAALLRTLHTRLCQHWAASVDDYWFVDALAVRLTLSTGTIEAASGGAPNVWVREMAGWARWEIPSGGYIGGPDENAVFVVAARPLDPGGMLFAATDGVTDARDPDGAFGVIGVSAALASAGGAEPRNVVGAVFDAVRTFAKSSWPSSDATGLIFGW, encoded by the coding sequence GTGACCGCCACCGAAGGCTGCGTCGGCGCGTTCCGCTGGGCATGGCATGTCGAGGTTCAGGGTGGCTCGCACCGCGGCGGCGACCGCCTGTTTGCTCGCGTCGATGAATCGCAGGCCACATTCCTCCTTGCCGATGTGTCGGGTAACGGTCCCACCGCCGCCGATGCTGCCGATGCGCTGGCTCTGTTTCTCGCCAACCTCCAACCCGCTCCGCTCGACCCGGCGGCGCTGCTCCGAACGCTCCATACGCGCCTCTGCCAACACTGGGCTGCGAGCGTGGACGACTACTGGTTCGTGGATGCGCTGGCGGTTCGGCTCACCTTGTCTACCGGGACGATCGAAGCGGCATCCGGCGGGGCGCCGAACGTTTGGGTGCGCGAGATGGCCGGCTGGGCGCGCTGGGAGATACCGTCCGGTGGGTACATAGGAGGTCCCGACGAGAACGCGGTTTTCGTCGTCGCAGCACGCCCACTCGATCCCGGCGGGATGTTATTCGCGGCCACAGACGGGGTGACGGACGCGAGAGACCCCGACGGCGCGTTCGGGGTGATTGGAGTGAGCGCAGCGCTGGCCAGTGCGGGCGGCGCAGAACCACGGAACGTCGTCGGAGCGGTATTCGATGCGGTTCGCACGTTCGCCAAGAGCTCCTGGCCGAGTTCGGATGCGACCGGACTAATTTTTGGCTGGTAA
- a CDS encoding CHAT domain-containing protein → MSGVIDPPTGTPLRVTIEPLNEPHKLQVTYEIPITAGAGPTHDYFFDRHGETTLDLTGYVSLGYQRELERAVDKLGEYFRAPPVGTPDPALFTPDKPVSAAEVRSFLGNFAADGYRVYRTLFELFEAPTNVKPSGLSVNDFERGKAALKEYLQTPRRINIAVYPEHDILYPWAFLFDRPPSSWASDADAVRSCFGLRHQIEERFKWSPSRLKCFPGPDRRVVAAVCPSADPAGWHAGEEHPLARRAKTDTVHRIGTVSALRDELKNCDADVVYFFGHAKVADAEVAEENWLALGAEKLTAFDLMPALEFVYRREAVLAFLNACQTVPLRYLTQLSILGQFTLKQAHAGRVRCIATSARIPTGFAAQFAREFWSAFLPKPEGTGEPLWAALYQAKRRMLEKLNNPLGMLYVLLGSGNLHYRSCQAAKS, encoded by the coding sequence GTGTCCGGAGTTATTGATCCCCCGACCGGAACTCCGCTCCGGGTTACGATCGAGCCCCTGAACGAACCGCACAAACTCCAGGTGACCTATGAGATCCCGATCACGGCCGGCGCCGGGCCGACTCACGACTACTTTTTTGACCGCCACGGCGAGACCACCCTCGACCTGACCGGGTACGTCTCTCTCGGGTACCAGAGGGAGCTGGAACGCGCGGTGGACAAGTTGGGCGAGTACTTCCGGGCACCGCCCGTTGGTACCCCGGACCCCGCACTTTTCACTCCGGATAAACCGGTTTCCGCGGCCGAGGTCCGGAGCTTTCTCGGGAACTTTGCGGCCGACGGGTATCGGGTCTATCGGACCCTGTTCGAGTTGTTCGAGGCGCCCACGAACGTGAAGCCGAGCGGGCTGTCGGTGAACGACTTCGAGCGCGGGAAGGCGGCGCTCAAGGAGTACCTCCAAACGCCCCGCCGGATCAACATTGCGGTGTACCCGGAGCACGACATCCTGTACCCGTGGGCGTTCCTGTTCGATCGGCCCCCGTCGTCCTGGGCGTCCGACGCCGACGCCGTTCGCAGTTGCTTCGGCCTGCGCCACCAGATCGAAGAACGGTTCAAGTGGTCCCCGAGCCGGCTCAAGTGCTTCCCCGGCCCCGACCGCCGCGTCGTGGCGGCCGTGTGCCCGTCGGCGGACCCGGCCGGGTGGCACGCGGGCGAAGAGCACCCACTGGCCCGGCGCGCGAAGACGGATACGGTCCATCGCATCGGCACCGTCTCGGCGCTGAGGGACGAATTGAAGAACTGCGACGCGGACGTGGTGTACTTCTTCGGGCACGCGAAGGTCGCCGACGCGGAAGTGGCCGAAGAGAACTGGCTCGCCCTCGGGGCCGAAAAGCTGACCGCCTTCGACCTCATGCCGGCGCTCGAGTTCGTCTACCGGCGCGAAGCGGTCCTGGCCTTCCTGAACGCCTGCCAGACGGTCCCGTTGCGCTACCTCACGCAGCTCTCGATCCTCGGGCAGTTCACCCTGAAACAGGCCCACGCGGGGCGCGTCCGCTGTATCGCGACGAGTGCCCGGATCCCAACGGGGTTCGCGGCCCAGTTCGCGCGTGAATTCTGGAGCGCCTTCTTACCCAAGCCCGAGGGTACGGGAGAGCCGTTATGGGCCGCGTTGTACCAAGCCAAGCGGCGGATGTTGGAGAAGCTCAATAACCCGCTGGGGATGCTGTACGTCCTGTTGGGCAGCGGGAACCTGCATTACCGCTCGTGTCAAGCTGCGAAGAGTTGA
- a CDS encoding tyrosine-type recombinase/integrase, producing the protein MAWLETKGEIFRIRFRFGGAKHLLALHTSDRKEADESLARFEANLRLIERGIIDPPPAAADVGVYIVSGGKLSGRPSETARTERTTLGMLFDRYLSNFPQAAKEARTWKTEVTHIAHLRRLLDVRLPLTEVTQKTVQAYIDARTLEAGRRKKRVSRETVKKELGTLSAIWNKWGVPQGMVSGPPPITNLTFPKGHTKPPFQTREQIERQIARQKLSSDAQAELWRCLFLTLPEVEEFLDHVRDAKRSGYVYPMMVFAAHTGARRSEIRRSLVNDFDFVAKTVLIREKKKDHDKVETYRTVPLSPRLEATMRDWFQKHSGVNTICTPSGRAISDHYATKIMLGAVRRSKWSVVSGWHFLRHSFISNCAARGVDQRLIDHWVGHTTEAMRRRYSHLLPAVSQTALLSVFGQQA; encoded by the coding sequence ATGGCCTGGCTCGAAACCAAGGGCGAGATTTTCCGCATCCGATTCCGCTTCGGCGGGGCCAAGCACCTGCTCGCGCTGCACACGTCCGACCGGAAAGAAGCCGACGAGTCCCTGGCCCGGTTCGAGGCCAACCTCCGCCTGATCGAACGCGGGATCATCGACCCGCCGCCGGCCGCCGCCGATGTCGGGGTCTACATCGTCTCCGGCGGTAAACTCTCCGGCCGTCCGTCTGAGACCGCCCGCACCGAGCGGACGACCCTGGGGATGCTCTTCGACCGCTACCTGTCCAACTTCCCGCAAGCGGCCAAGGAAGCGCGCACTTGGAAGACGGAGGTCACCCATATCGCCCACCTGCGACGGCTGCTCGACGTGCGGCTGCCGCTGACCGAGGTAACACAGAAGACGGTCCAGGCGTACATCGACGCCAGGACGCTGGAGGCCGGGCGGCGGAAGAAGCGGGTCAGCCGCGAGACGGTGAAGAAGGAACTCGGGACGTTGTCGGCTATCTGGAACAAGTGGGGCGTGCCGCAGGGGATGGTGAGCGGGCCGCCACCCATAACGAACCTGACCTTCCCGAAGGGGCACACGAAGCCGCCGTTCCAAACCCGCGAACAAATCGAGCGGCAGATCGCCCGGCAGAAGCTGTCGTCCGATGCCCAGGCCGAACTGTGGCGCTGCCTGTTCCTGACCCTGCCCGAGGTGGAGGAGTTCCTCGACCATGTCCGCGACGCCAAACGGTCGGGGTACGTCTACCCGATGATGGTGTTCGCCGCTCATACGGGTGCCCGCCGCAGTGAAATCCGCCGCTCGCTGGTCAACGATTTCGACTTCGTCGCGAAGACGGTGCTGATCCGCGAGAAGAAAAAAGACCACGACAAAGTCGAGACCTACCGGACGGTGCCGCTGTCGCCGCGGTTGGAGGCAACGATGCGGGACTGGTTCCAGAAGCACAGCGGAGTGAACACGATCTGCACGCCGAGCGGACGGGCGATCAGCGACCACTACGCGACGAAGATCATGCTCGGGGCGGTCCGCCGCTCGAAGTGGTCAGTGGTCTCGGGATGGCACTTCCTCCGACACAGCTTCATCAGCAACTGTGCCGCCCGCGGGGTGGATCAGCGGCTGATCGACCACTGGGTCGGCCACACCACCGAAGCCATGCGGCGGAGGTACAGCCACTTGCTGCCAGCGGTATCACAGACGGCACTTCTGTCGGTATTCGGGCAACAGGCTTGA
- a CDS encoding SIR2 family protein: protein MPRRAETDRVLRVLVAARNDGRPIIPLVGGGVSAESGLPTSPGLTQYLGAFHLYVRRKVFLPPALRPDGSRPGWVPKPLADALKQYADNRLSAFVHDHNWIDPHQLTDELWAWLRHSEPQRSAPLQPGLLDRRINEELDLLARDHYPHRVDALAAGQGDDWNPAPGTLWRATGDWKDLLRRLTGFERDHAEQLFTRLHRFARPALGHRVLGFLIRVLGAGQVLTVNIDSLLEQALAAEGIGYRPFTLEEGRLYPSPRQLTDAIGVIKLHGGTDRLLLDERLDQPVEDETLRRFHNAFPSDGLLMVVGCGGRDRRVLDLIERGVLAREGNHDTADRVVWLHHEDPAPRPVDEFSRRHPGRVLTAGITSAGLFLRHLYGALTGRHAASPSAYSVQSEGPALFDVDTQLPLVFRDDETEHADDVLLYNNEVETFFLFDNRDRQRTVAAPTASERLAQWMNRLCARDGLTPIWIDLEGQYTLPGVVGAVIDQCRRYDPELTPAVLPLDSHVWTNASPDLEKAVNRVAEALRRGRYFVALDGFELFPWPQTYHHGAPQDARGDEVAAANTSALALFVQQLVRCVGGLGSSRIGLAVNAGRTRVRGGKTQNSGGRTAEVLARTVTEIRNQLCGPVTGLRIPPLGLPDFSTAVRSDERLAGILQPVPEGAARALSGPDADLKAQLALFAICCFRRTRSLVGLHAILGPLLRGRVCRDDRPGNGPAAEVDAFLDRLTEPECRYLMAVEGGLYWMNRELRNEVYDTHSRLAYTTEIHKAIRDKRVETGTLAQLLLLCLHQNAIARNYYFDTFIPSRDPHAFFEYVYHRVSSIRYLTKAVLVFGRLATTPTELAAPDQWKEVYTALSDALRLGAKGGLDEYHLEAGDVFPGSKAPPAFAVTDSPPFFEAIKESLQQRRVQEIRSFRLAWSLADRELLGQVPAEQLISWCDWLIRDDLRRFTTAFWARPDRDSVKPQSDDLKILCTELDQDISPLLADLRRDLYFLWAQCLRERTDLAGCIEVSLRHLHDEVNPEPHYPPGDLLRKVAALRLGQRDAGGNVSTHRLSIDELRQAKGVVESLSAGRGSGVEPSPPPRQIEADAFPKVPRTNIRSDEPNTKRFEDTKRYEAILRCLSDIAACQSIDPPRGAQQETTAQRDAAENILRALSAMADKALRLNATVALADSLLNRPTDPTGERYREVCGLARLGLWAARGENRRDRSSGPHTPYFHFRSLLMSVTGNAQWLADRSDDGFRNAYNSFELARGSLDAAPDRIVLAGIEMRAVRCALAHADKYIRGSSWADGTGVEAALRQAEAKHVVASGYLRRAFDHLLRARRNVVWWKQYFRLFAEYKAAKNAWRVVHLATGPKVLPARSVAPAFLRTTRHALVAVGHVRDLDLSSDRAPRSWQVDILGRLYDTSRRFLRVMAVDAPASEQPRSGVFEECWDWLMESAGIAHEDREEFLNRVREGCGTDAPEDDPVRIWGALIPPS, encoded by the coding sequence ATGCCCCGCCGGGCCGAAACTGATCGCGTTCTCCGAGTACTGGTGGCCGCCCGAAACGACGGGCGGCCAATCATCCCGCTCGTCGGGGGCGGTGTCTCCGCAGAGAGCGGCCTCCCCACCTCGCCGGGCCTGACCCAATATTTGGGAGCGTTCCACCTGTACGTCCGTCGAAAGGTGTTCCTCCCACCCGCGCTCCGCCCGGACGGCTCGCGGCCAGGCTGGGTCCCCAAGCCGCTGGCCGATGCGCTCAAGCAGTACGCCGACAATCGTTTGTCGGCGTTCGTCCATGATCACAACTGGATCGATCCGCACCAACTGACCGACGAGTTGTGGGCGTGGCTCCGGCACTCCGAACCGCAAAGGAGCGCCCCCCTGCAGCCGGGCCTACTCGACCGCCGGATTAATGAGGAGTTGGATCTGTTGGCCCGCGATCACTACCCTCACCGTGTAGATGCGCTCGCCGCCGGGCAAGGGGACGATTGGAACCCGGCCCCCGGCACGCTGTGGCGTGCAACCGGTGACTGGAAAGATCTGCTGCGCCGCCTCACCGGATTCGAGCGAGACCACGCCGAGCAATTGTTCACACGCCTGCACCGGTTCGCCCGCCCGGCCCTCGGCCACCGGGTCTTGGGGTTCCTCATCCGGGTGCTGGGTGCCGGGCAGGTGCTGACGGTGAACATCGACAGTCTGCTCGAGCAGGCGCTGGCCGCCGAGGGGATTGGGTATCGCCCGTTCACCTTGGAGGAAGGTCGGCTGTACCCTTCCCCGCGACAACTAACCGACGCGATCGGGGTGATCAAGTTGCACGGTGGAACCGACCGCCTCCTGTTGGACGAGCGGCTCGATCAGCCGGTTGAGGATGAGACGCTACGACGGTTCCACAACGCCTTCCCGTCCGATGGGCTACTCATGGTTGTCGGGTGCGGCGGGCGGGACCGGCGGGTGCTCGACCTCATCGAACGGGGGGTGCTGGCCCGCGAAGGTAACCACGACACGGCAGACCGGGTCGTGTGGCTGCACCATGAGGATCCGGCGCCGCGGCCGGTCGATGAGTTCAGCCGCAGGCATCCCGGGCGCGTACTCACGGCCGGCATCACCAGCGCTGGGCTGTTCCTCCGCCACCTGTACGGCGCGCTCACCGGCCGCCACGCCGCCAGTCCGAGTGCGTATTCGGTCCAGTCCGAGGGGCCTGCCCTGTTCGACGTGGATACTCAACTGCCGCTTGTCTTCCGAGACGACGAGACGGAACACGCGGACGATGTCCTGCTGTACAATAACGAGGTCGAGACGTTCTTCCTGTTCGACAACCGGGATCGACAGCGGACAGTCGCCGCCCCGACAGCGAGTGAGAGGCTGGCCCAGTGGATGAACCGGCTGTGCGCGCGCGACGGTTTGACCCCGATCTGGATCGACTTGGAGGGTCAGTACACACTCCCTGGTGTGGTCGGGGCGGTCATCGACCAGTGCCGCCGGTACGACCCAGAGTTGACCCCAGCCGTCCTCCCGCTCGACTCGCACGTCTGGACAAACGCCAGTCCCGACCTCGAGAAGGCGGTGAACCGGGTTGCCGAAGCGCTCCGCCGCGGGCGGTACTTCGTCGCTCTCGACGGGTTCGAGCTGTTCCCGTGGCCCCAGACTTACCACCACGGCGCCCCGCAGGACGCGCGCGGGGATGAAGTTGCCGCCGCCAACACATCTGCGCTGGCGCTCTTCGTGCAGCAGTTGGTCCGCTGCGTGGGCGGCCTGGGCAGTTCCCGAATCGGCTTAGCAGTGAACGCCGGCCGCACCCGTGTGCGGGGGGGCAAAACCCAGAACAGCGGTGGGCGAACGGCCGAGGTGCTGGCCAGAACGGTGACCGAGATCCGCAACCAACTCTGCGGTCCCGTCACGGGGCTCCGAATCCCCCCCTTGGGGCTGCCCGACTTCAGCACCGCTGTGCGCAGCGATGAACGGTTGGCCGGCATCCTTCAACCTGTGCCGGAGGGAGCCGCCCGCGCCCTAAGTGGACCGGACGCCGACCTCAAGGCTCAGCTCGCCTTGTTTGCAATCTGCTGCTTCCGGCGCACCCGCAGTCTCGTCGGCCTGCACGCCATCCTCGGACCGCTGCTCCGCGGGCGAGTCTGCCGAGACGACCGACCGGGGAACGGCCCCGCCGCTGAGGTGGACGCCTTCCTCGACCGGTTGACCGAGCCGGAGTGTCGGTACCTGATGGCCGTCGAAGGTGGCTTGTACTGGATGAACCGCGAACTGCGCAACGAGGTGTACGACACGCACTCCCGACTGGCGTACACCACTGAGATCCACAAGGCGATCAGGGATAAGCGGGTTGAGACTGGCACGCTCGCCCAGCTCCTACTTCTGTGTCTGCACCAGAACGCGATCGCCCGCAACTACTACTTCGATACCTTCATCCCGTCGCGAGACCCGCACGCCTTCTTCGAGTACGTGTACCACCGGGTGTCGAGCATCCGCTACCTGACGAAGGCGGTGCTCGTCTTCGGCCGGCTCGCGACCACCCCAACCGAGTTAGCTGCGCCCGATCAGTGGAAGGAGGTGTACACTGCCCTGTCGGACGCGCTACGACTGGGGGCGAAGGGAGGGCTGGACGAGTACCATCTCGAGGCTGGTGACGTGTTCCCTGGAAGCAAAGCGCCGCCAGCTTTCGCCGTCACTGACTCGCCCCCGTTCTTTGAGGCCATAAAGGAATCGCTCCAACAACGGCGAGTGCAAGAGATCCGGAGCTTTCGCCTCGCCTGGTCGCTGGCCGATCGCGAACTACTGGGGCAGGTCCCGGCCGAGCAGCTCATCAGTTGGTGCGACTGGCTGATCCGCGACGACCTCCGCCGGTTCACGACAGCATTCTGGGCAAGGCCCGATCGGGACAGTGTAAAGCCCCAGAGCGACGACCTGAAGATCCTCTGCACCGAGTTAGATCAGGACATCAGTCCGCTGCTTGCGGACCTCCGTCGCGACCTGTACTTCCTGTGGGCGCAGTGCCTACGCGAGCGCACTGACCTAGCGGGGTGCATTGAAGTGTCCCTCCGCCACCTCCATGACGAGGTGAATCCGGAACCGCATTACCCGCCGGGCGACCTGCTGCGAAAGGTCGCCGCCCTCCGCCTCGGGCAACGGGATGCCGGGGGGAATGTCTCCACCCACCGATTGTCGATCGACGAACTGCGCCAGGCAAAGGGCGTTGTGGAATCACTGTCAGCGGGCAGAGGATCTGGGGTTGAGCCGTCCCCTCCACCTCGACAGATCGAAGCAGACGCATTCCCCAAGGTCCCTCGCACGAACATTCGGTCGGACGAGCCTAATACCAAAAGGTTCGAGGACACCAAGCGGTACGAAGCCATCCTCCGATGCTTGAGCGACATCGCCGCCTGCCAGTCCATCGACCCACCCCGCGGCGCCCAGCAGGAGACCACCGCCCAGCGCGATGCCGCCGAAAACATTCTCCGTGCCCTGAGCGCTATGGCGGACAAAGCACTCCGCCTCAACGCCACGGTGGCGCTGGCCGACAGTCTATTGAACCGCCCGACCGACCCGACTGGAGAGCGGTACCGGGAGGTGTGTGGGCTCGCTCGCCTTGGTCTGTGGGCAGCCCGTGGTGAGAACAGGCGTGATCGATCATCCGGCCCGCACACACCGTACTTCCATTTCCGCTCCCTCCTCATGAGTGTGACTGGGAACGCTCAGTGGCTTGCTGACCGGTCGGACGATGGATTCCGTAACGCGTACAACAGCTTCGAGTTGGCGCGCGGTAGCCTGGACGCGGCACCGGACCGGATAGTCCTCGCCGGCATCGAGATGCGGGCTGTGCGGTGCGCGCTAGCCCACGCCGACAAGTACATCCGTGGTTCCTCTTGGGCGGACGGCACCGGGGTCGAGGCGGCCTTGCGGCAGGCGGAAGCGAAACACGTCGTTGCCTCCGGCTATCTCCGCCGTGCGTTCGACCACCTCCTCCGTGCCCGGCGAAATGTTGTGTGGTGGAAGCAGTACTTCCGCCTATTTGCCGAGTATAAGGCGGCTAAGAATGCGTGGCGGGTGGTACACTTGGCGACAGGTCCCAAAGTTCTGCCCGCCCGCTCTGTCGCGCCCGCCTTTTTGCGAACAACCCGCCACGCCTTGGTTGCTGTCGGCCACGTGCGAGATCTCGACCTGTCGAGCGATCGTGCGCCGAGGAGCTGGCAGGTGGACATTCTTGGCCGGCTTTACGATACTTCGCGGCGTTTCCTCCGCGTGATGGCGGTCGATGCTCCGGCAAGCGAGCAGCCGCGGTCCGGCGTGTTCGAGGAATGTTGGGATTGGCTGATGGAGTCGGCAGGGATTGCGCACGAGGATCGCGAGGAGTTCCTGAATCGTGTTCGCGAAGGCTGCGGAACGGACGCACCGGAGGACGACCCGGTCAGGATCTGGGGTGCGCTGATACCCCCGTCTTGA